The genomic stretch ATCCAAAGCAGGCCGCCGGTGATGACCAGGCAAATGGCGATGAGCTGCGTGAGCGTCATGGCGCCGCCGAACACGGAGCCACGTTCGGGATCGTCGCGAAAGAATTCCAGGAAGTAGCGCGCCACGCCGTAGAGAAAGAGGTAGGCGCCCACGACCTGGCCGTCGAATGTTTTTCGCCGGTAGAACCAGAGCACGAGGGCAAAAATGGCCGCGTTGGCTGCGGCCTCGTAAAGCTGCGCAGGGTGTAGCGGGATATTGAGCGGGGTCCCGGCATAGTCGTGCGCGATGGGGCTGGTAAACGTCACGCCCCAGGGTTCGTCGGTCGGGCGTCCGTAGCAGCAGCCGGCGGCGAAGCAGCCAATGCGTCCGATGATGTGGCCGAAGGCGATGCCGGGAGCGTAAGCGTCGAAAGTCTTCAGCAGCGGCATGCGATGCCGCCACATATACAGCGCGGCAACGGCGGAGCCGAGCAGCACGCCGCCATACCAAACGCCTGCGGCCTGCAGGAACACCAGCGCCGCCGTGACGCCGGGCGCTTG from Acidobacteriota bacterium encodes the following:
- a CDS encoding prolipoprotein diacylglyceryl transferase, which gives rise to MFPRLLDFGRISLPTFGVLAALGLILGLLICVKMAEREGIDPDRAWNLGILSIIAAVIGSKLMLLVTDWPGWSPELPVIFSRATLSALLHGDRQAPGVTAALVFLQAAGVWYGGVLLGSAVAALYMWRHRMPLLKTFDAYAPGIAFGHIIGRIGCFAAGCCYGRPTDEPWGVTFTSPIAHDYAGTPLNIPLHPAQLYEAAANAAIFALVLWFYRRKTFDGQVVGAYLFLYGVARYFLEFFRDDPERGSVFGGAMTLTQLIAICLVITGGLLW